A genomic region of Denticeps clupeoides chromosome 17, fDenClu1.1, whole genome shotgun sequence contains the following coding sequences:
- the LOC114766768 gene encoding uncharacterized protein LOC114766768 isoform X2 — protein sequence MLSITVDGLQKDFLVDTGATHSTVRSVSRGKLSNLTTTVVGISGDPRVLPFTTPLPTVVGDQILLHSYICSKDVPVNLLGRDLLIRLGASITCSPQGLTVSLPAGTILPCREMVEGNGQFLLHPAQDVSPTADIYWAMLNSEPSASPGVLTMFQQWRPWLSQLHPYVPPPDPPHLTLFYDRHDTTWYQHLFQENCEGHQWSITTSCLFAAPEGVAAAVTLTPEQEQWYMMSAEAAPHISLALNPGHQAKELGGIVKRAIAATDWVNTRLPYVLFSESTSTYQILPTSSSINSAVLHHDTLSRSHGREMTDHCDSHSILDSIPHSLWSQGPTDVGCVGIPPVTFTLHTSAPLWQSQYPHKPQAEAGIAETIEGLIDAGVLEPSGSPWNTPILPVEKKGTGKYRMVHDLRRINSLLGTTSLPVPNPYVALANLPPSHAWFSCIDLANAFFCLPLAESLRDVFSFTFRGHQWRYTRLPQGFALSPGLFNQHLKAILAKCPLPSDCFLVQYVDDLLLSAPTADVCLQATRSLLTFLAEVGFKVSRSKLQCCRKQVSFLGRMVAQTGVSLSKDHRNSILHHPRPHSVKDMLSFLGLTGFSRNYIPDYVGLTTPLRALVNAKGMKNLHAPLEWTYETEQCFITLKQRLSVASDLAIPDYALTFHLDVSGTDTHVNGVLLQKKGGERRVLTYVSVMLDNIEQRHPPCTQHAAGLAKIITKTAHIVMNHPLKILTAHSVVAYVTSQAFTLTPLRQRRLMDILTAPHISYSHEGINMADHMASGIPHECEKNVQKDENIRPHLQAEPFVDATIEWFTDGCCFRTDQGTLQAAWAIVEQKEMKWEVVKAEKLEGPQSAQRAELRAVIEALKLAQGRKVNIYSDSAYVVGAIHVELRQWMRAGFLTAGGKPIKHEEEMKELAEALLQPEKVAVIKCKGHSTGTDLIAQGNRQADFIAKQTAGYLPSSIMVMDSHSQPPVDNTSLELTTATIKELQEKASPEEKTLWLARGATNTDLWRGPDGRPILPPGVRQTAMEEAHGVGHVGATQIMKNLSTWWHPQLHDMAQYLVKTCTECNLYGIKPTLKPLVGTFPIPLCPGKEIVIDYTDMVERVGRHRYLLVMVDAFSGWPEAWPVTREDSKTVVKCLINYYIPQHGFPETIRSDNGTHFKNKDLQTVESALGLKHKFGTVYHPQSQGKVERMNLSLKTKLAKICAQTKMTWVDALPLALMSIRSSVNKTSGYTPFELEHGRPFPGPSSRLFMTTEASEKLSPKAYFNILQSVLSQHSTQITGRGSQPPASNPPGPGIEYVLLKVTKRKWSEPRWTGPYQITERTSHAVRLKGKGDTWFHLSQCAAAPEPGRTVPEIQDALRADTGHN from the coding sequence ATGCTGTCTATAACTGTAGACGGACTGCAAAAAGACTTCCTGGTGGACACAGGGGCTACACACTCCACAGTCCGGTCCGTATCGCGAGGTAAACTTTCCAACCTCACTACTACAGTCGTGGGCATCTCTGGGGATCCAAGGGTTCTGCCGTTCACCACACCACTTCCTACAGTCGTTGGCGACCAGATACTGTTACACAGTTACATTTGTTCCAAGGACGTACCGGTCAACCTCCTCGGCCGAGACCTATTGATACGACTGGGGGCCAGTATCACTTGCTCCCCACAGGGCCTAACTGTGTCCTTACCAGCAGGAACGATCCTTCCTTGCCGCGAGATGGTTGAAGGAAATGGACAGTTTCTTTTACATCCCGCTCAGGATGTGTCTCCCACAGCAGACATCTACTGGGCTATGCTGAACTCTGAACCAAGTGCGTCCCCAGGTGTACTGACAATGTTCCAGCAGTGGCGGCCGTGGCTCTCCCAGCTCCATCCTTACGTGCCTCCTCCTGACCCACCCCATCTCACTCTTTTCtatgacagacatgacaccaCTTGGTATCAGCACCTGTTCCAAGAAAATTGCGAAGGTCATCAGTGGTCAATAACTACATCATGTCTTTTTGCTGCTCCTGAGGGCGTGGCGGCGGCTGTTACTCTCACACCGGAACAGGAACAGTGGTATATGATGTCTGCTGAAGCGGCCCCACACATTTCTTTGGCCCTAAACCCTGGACATCAGGCCAAGGAATTAGGTGGAATAGTAAAAAGAGCAATTGCGGCAACCGATTGGGTCAATACTAGATTACCATATGTTTTATTCTCGGAATCCACTTCAACTTACCAAATTCTGCCCACTTCGTCCTCGATCAACTCCGCTGTGTTGCATCATGACACCTTGTCTCGGTCTCATGGTAGAGAAATGACGGACCATTGCGACTCACATTCAATTCTTGATTCCATTCCACATTCCCTGTGGTCTCAGGGACCTACCGACGTTGGTTGTGTCGGCATCCCTCCAGTCACTTTTACGTTGCATACTTCCGCTCCCTTGTGGCAGTCTCAATATCCACACAAACCCCAGGCGGAAGCCGGCATTGCTGAGACCATTGAGGGTCTAATTGATGCTGGGGTCCTCGAACCTTCTGGATCCCCCTGGAACACTCCCATTCTCCCTGTCGAAAAGAAGGGTACGGGTAAATATCGTATGGTCCATGACCTCAGGAGAATCAATTCCCTCCTGGGGACTACATCTCTCCCGGTGCCCAATCCTTATGTTGCCCTGGCCAACCTGCCTCCGTCACACGCCTGGTTCTCATGCATAGATTTAGCCAACGCTTTCTTCTGCCTTCCATTGGCGGAGTCCTTGAGAGATgtcttttcattcacttttaGGGGCCACCAATGGCGCTACACTCGCTTACCCCAAGGGTTTGCTCTCTCGCCCGGTCTTTTCAATCAACATCTGAAGGCTATCCTAGCTAAATGCCCACTCCCATCTGACTGTTTCCTGGTCCAATATGTTGATGACTTACTACTTTCTGCCCCCACGGCAGACGTTTGCCTACAAGCAACTCGCTCACTATTGACCTTTCTAGCAGAAGTCGGCTTCAAAGTTAGCAGGTCCAAGTTACAATGTTGCCGCAAACAAGTTTCCTTCTTAGGGCGCATGGTTGCTCAGACAGGGGTCTCTCTATCTAAAGACCATCGAAATTCTATTCTACACCATCCACGTCCACATTCTGTCAAGGACATGCTCTCCTTCTTAGGTCTGACTGGCTTTAGTAGGAATTATATCCCTGATTACGTGGGTCTCACTACCCCTCTCAGGGCTCTTGTGAAcgcaaaaggcatgaaaaacctCCACGCACCATTAGAATGGACCTATGAAACTGAACAATGTTTCATCACTCTCAAACAACGACTTTCCGTGGCCTCTGACCTAGCAATCCCGGATTATGCGTTGACTTTTCATTTGGATGTTTCTGGAACAGATACTCACGTCAATGGTGTactgttacagaaaaaagggggagagagacgtGTACTCACATATGTAAGTGTCATGCTAGACAATATTGAACAACGACATCCACCATGCACCCAACATGCGGCAGGATTAGCTAAAATCATCACTAAAACAGCTCACATAGTCATGAACCATCCTTTGAAAATACTAACGGCACACAGCGTCGTAGCCTATGTAACCTCACAggccttcacactcacaccactaCGACAAAGGCGACTAATGGACATTCTCACTGCTCCACACATTAGCTACTCACACGAAGGTATAAACATGGCTGATCACATGGCATCAGGTATTCCACACGAATGTGAAAAGAATGTACAGAAAGATGAAAACATTAGACCACATCTACAAGCTGAACCATTTGTAGATGCTACAATTGAGTGGTTTACCGACGGATGTTGTTTTAGAACAGACCAAGGAACGTTGCAAGCAGCATGGGCAATAGtagaacagaaggaaatgaaatggGAAGTGGTCAAGGCAGAAAAACTGGAAGGACCTCAATCAGCACAAAGAGCAGAATTAAGAGCAGTCATTGAAGCATTAAAATTGGCTCAAGGCCGCAAAGTTAACATTTACAGTGATTCGGCCTATGTAGTAGGGGCAATCCATGTGGAGTTAAGACAATGGATGAGAGCAGGATTCCTCACAGCTGGTGGAAAACCGATCAAACATgaggaagaaatgaaagaacTAGCCGAAGCCCTGTTACAGCCAGAAAAGGTGGCCgtcataaaatgtaaaggtcacAGCACTGGGACGGACCTGATAGCCCAAGGAAACAGACAAGCTGACTTCATAGCGAAGCAAACTGCAGGATATTTGCCCTCATCCATCATGGTAATGGACTCCCACTCACAACCTCCTGTGGATAACACATCCCTCGAACTAACCACAGCTACCATAAAAGAGTTACAGGAGAAGGCAAGCCCGGAAGAAAAAACGCTTTGGTTAGCCCGAGGGGCTACCAATACTGATTTGTGGAGAGGTCCGGATGGGAGACCCATCCTACCTCCAGGAGTAAGGCAAACAGCCATGGAGGAGGCTCACGGGGTGGGACATGTAGGTGCAACCCAAATAATGAAGAATCTGTCCACTTGGTGGCATCCCCAGTTGCATGATATGGCCCAGTACCTAGTGAAAACCTGCACGGAATGCAATCTGTATGGAATAAAACCTACGTTGAAACCCTTGGTGGGCACCTTCCCAATTCCATTGTGCCCCGGAAAAGAAATTGTGATTGATTACACGGACATGGTTGAACGGGTGGGACGACATAGGTACCTTCTAGTCATGGTGGATGCATTCTCGGGCTGGCCAGAAGCCTGGCCCGTGACTAGAGAAGATAGCAAAACGGTGGTCAAGTGCCTGATTAACTATTACATCCCGCAACACGGGTTTCCTGAAACCATTAGGTCAGACAATGGAACTCATTTCAAAAATAAGGATCTGCAAACAGTTGAATCTGCCTTAGGGTTAAAACACAAGTTTGGCACGGTTTACCATCCTCAATCACAAGGTAAAGTGGAAAGAATGAACCTATCACTCAAAActaaattggcaaaaatctgTGCACAGACCAAAATGACCTGGGTAGACGCGTTACCATTGGCCTTAATGTCTATTCGTAGCTCGGTGAACAAAACCTCGGGGTACACGCCTTTTGAGTTAGAACATGGACGTCCTTTTCCTGGTCCTTCGTCACGACTGTTTATGACTACTGAAGCATCTGAAAAATTGTCTCCAaaagcatattttaacattctacaaagTGTTCTCTCCCAGCATTCTACGCAGATCACAGGCCGAGGGTCCCAGCCGCCTGCAAGCAACCCCCCGGGTCCAGGGATAGAATACGTACTCCTGAAGGTGACCAAACGGAAATGGAGTGAACCCCGTTGGACAGGGCCCTACCAGATCACCGAGAGGACGTCACATGCTGTTCGGCTCAAAGGAAAAGGAGACACCTGGTTTCACCTCTCCCAGTGTGCGGCTGCACCTGAACCAGGCCGGACTGTCCCGGAGATCCAGGATGCCCTAAGAGCAGATACTGGACACAACTGA
- the nfybb gene encoding nuclear transcription factor Y, beta b isoform X2: protein MEGDGSTTDASQLGITGEYMAGSHYVLQAQDEEGEEGLNDQDDANGGKDNFREQDIYLPIANVARIMKNAIPQTGKIAKDAKECVQECVSEFISFITSEASERCHQEKRKTINGEDILFAMSTLGFDMYVEPLKLYLQKFREAMKGEKGIGGVGVTEGLGEELGDDSFANQLPTGIITADGQQQNVMVYTTSYQQGQDWGK from the exons ATGGAAGGGGACGGTTCAACAACAGACGCCTCCCAGCTGGGCATCACTGGAGAATATATGGCCGGAAGCCATTATGTGCTTCAGGCGCAAGATg AAGAAGGCGAGGAAGGCCTCAACGACCAGGATGATGCCAATGGCGGCAAAGATAATTTCCGTGAGCAGGACATCTACCTCCCCATTGCTAACGTGGCCCGAATTATGAAGAACGCCATCCCTCAGACGGGAAAG ataGCAAAAGATGCCAAAGAGTGCGTGcaagagtgtgtgagtgagtttatCAGCTTCATCACTTCCGAGGCGAGCGAGCGGTGTCACCAGGAGAAGCGCAAAACCATCAACGGCGAGGACATCCTGTTTGCCATGTCAACGCTAGGCTTTGATATGTATGTGGAGCCTCTTAAGTTGTATCTTCAGAAGTTCAGAGAG gCAATGAAGGGGGAGAAGGGCATTGGAGGAGTGGGTGTTACAGAAGGGCTGGGAGAGGAACTGGGGGATGACAGTTTTG CAAATCAACTTCCAACAGGCATCATTACAGCTGATGGTCAGCAGCAGAATGTGATGGTGTACACAACCTCCTACCAGCAG GGACAGGATTGGGGAAAATAA
- the nfybb gene encoding nuclear transcription factor Y, beta b isoform X1, with translation MEGDGSTTDASQLGITGEYMAGSHYVLQAQDEEGEEGLNDQDDANGGKDNFREQDIYLPIANVARIMKNAIPQTGKIAKDAKECVQECVSEFISFITSEASERCHQEKRKTINGEDILFAMSTLGFDMYVEPLKLYLQKFREAMKGEKGIGGVGVTEGLGEELGDDSFANQLPTGIITADGQQQNVMVYTTSYQQISGVQQIQFS, from the exons ATGGAAGGGGACGGTTCAACAACAGACGCCTCCCAGCTGGGCATCACTGGAGAATATATGGCCGGAAGCCATTATGTGCTTCAGGCGCAAGATg AAGAAGGCGAGGAAGGCCTCAACGACCAGGATGATGCCAATGGCGGCAAAGATAATTTCCGTGAGCAGGACATCTACCTCCCCATTGCTAACGTGGCCCGAATTATGAAGAACGCCATCCCTCAGACGGGAAAG ataGCAAAAGATGCCAAAGAGTGCGTGcaagagtgtgtgagtgagtttatCAGCTTCATCACTTCCGAGGCGAGCGAGCGGTGTCACCAGGAGAAGCGCAAAACCATCAACGGCGAGGACATCCTGTTTGCCATGTCAACGCTAGGCTTTGATATGTATGTGGAGCCTCTTAAGTTGTATCTTCAGAAGTTCAGAGAG gCAATGAAGGGGGAGAAGGGCATTGGAGGAGTGGGTGTTACAGAAGGGCTGGGAGAGGAACTGGGGGATGACAGTTTTG CAAATCAACTTCCAACAGGCATCATTACAGCTGATGGTCAGCAGCAGAATGTGATGGTGTACACAACCTCCTACCAGCAG ATCTCCGGAGTGCAGCAGATCCAGTTTTCTTGA
- the LOC114766768 gene encoding uncharacterized protein LOC114766768 isoform X1 → MVGTRQNSHEKGKRGTTSIYPCPNSASTSQGACINISCPRSHGGGILTCPAEGVSSTTPSLGTDTVKADPLVPQPVAPFQHAGARYQAKHSKPQQSPTTVERSEATYRRESASPPDSGSNPETVTMYLKGNWQPMTGQLVNMQTAGEELADLMIQAVKEAKAEQGTEDRESIAYRTRGRIRTKGSDCKQTKEEGDEIEGDENEEEEDEENNGLELKGVAGVYPLIQRKPGERPVYQPYTLGDITGLVHKLPNIHDGAHPWLVALEKHTAGVDLAMGDIRAILTMCSSKSQLIAVERDAGTLQTPNEVPIYNVLDNLNRALRQSFPLKDAAGGMTRIKWDRKSNPPAYLDQAIDDWTGRTGQHPGTQGPMSILFRRAVLKGIPEAVADRMEDNPDLQDCDFPTWRKHLLFNLNKCQDKDSSKGETVEDLQQQLLRMQIQQAKKELGSKPEKPKKQLVAAVAPHPPQPPMPSFPSGGWQPPPQYPQHYRHDTTWYQHLFQENCEGHQWSITTSCLFAAPEGVAAAVTLTPEQEQWYMMSAEAAPHISLALNPGHQAKELGGIVKRAIAATDWVNTRLPYVLFSESTSTYQILPTSSSINSAVLHHDTLSRSHGREMTDHCDSHSILDSIPHSLWSQGPTDVGCVGIPPVTFTLHTSAPLWQSQYPHKPQAEAGIAETIEGLIDAGVLEPSGSPWNTPILPVEKKGTGKYRMVHDLRRINSLLGTTSLPVPNPYVALANLPPSHAWFSCIDLANAFFCLPLAESLRDVFSFTFRGHQWRYTRLPQGFALSPGLFNQHLKAILAKCPLPSDCFLVQYVDDLLLSAPTADVCLQATRSLLTFLAEVGFKVSRSKLQCCRKQVSFLGRMVAQTGVSLSKDHRNSILHHPRPHSVKDMLSFLGLTGFSRNYIPDYVGLTTPLRALVNAKGMKNLHAPLEWTYETEQCFITLKQRLSVASDLAIPDYALTFHLDVSGTDTHVNGVLLQKKGGERRVLTYVSVMLDNIEQRHPPCTQHAAGLAKIITKTAHIVMNHPLKILTAHSVVAYVTSQAFTLTPLRQRRLMDILTAPHISYSHEGINMADHMASGIPHECEKNVQKDENIRPHLQAEPFVDATIEWFTDGCCFRTDQGTLQAAWAIVEQKEMKWEVVKAEKLEGPQSAQRAELRAVIEALKLAQGRKVNIYSDSAYVVGAIHVELRQWMRAGFLTAGGKPIKHEEEMKELAEALLQPEKVAVIKCKGHSTGTDLIAQGNRQADFIAKQTAGYLPSSIMVMDSHSQPPVDNTSLELTTATIKELQEKASPEEKTLWLARGATNTDLWRGPDGRPILPPGVRQTAMEEAHGVGHVGATQIMKNLSTWWHPQLHDMAQYLVKTCTECNLYGIKPTLKPLVGTFPIPLCPGKEIVIDYTDMVERVGRHRYLLVMVDAFSGWPEAWPVTREDSKTVVKCLINYYIPQHGFPETIRSDNGTHFKNKDLQTVESALGLKHKFGTVYHPQSQGKVERMNLSLKTKLAKICAQTKMTWVDALPLALMSIRSSVNKTSGYTPFELEHGRPFPGPSSRLFMTTEASEKLSPKAYFNILQSVLSQHSTQITGRGSQPPASNPPGPGIEYVLLKVTKRKWSEPRWTGPYQITERTSHAVRLKGKGDTWFHLSQCAAAPEPGRTVPEIQDALRADTGHN, encoded by the exons ATGGTGGGAACTCGCCAAAATTcgcatgaaaaaggaaaaagaggcaCCACCTCCATATACCCCTGCCCCAACAGCGCCTCCACCTCCCAGGGTGCCTGCATCAATATATCCTGTCCTAGAAGTCACGGGGGGGGCATCTTAACCTGTCCCGCCGAAGGTGTATCGTCCACCACACCTTCATTAGGAACTGACACCGTAAAAGCAGATCCACTGGTACCGCAACCCGTTGCACCATTCCAACATGCAGGGGCACGGTACCAGGCCAAACACAGCAAGCCCCAACAGTCCCCCACGACTGTGGAAAGGTCAGAAGCTACCTACAGGAGAGAATCTGCTTCACCACCCGACTCGGGTTCAAACCCTGAAACAGTTACGATGTACCTCAAAGGTAACTGGCAACCAATGACAGGCCAGCTTGTGAACATGCAGACTGCCGGAGAGGAACTTGCAGACTTAATGATTCAGGCTGTAAAGGAGGCTAAGGCAGAACAGGGAACTGAGGATAGAGAATCAATAGCTTATAGGACCAGGGGAAGAATTAGAACTAAAGGATCTGACTGCAAACAGACCAAGGAGGAAGGGGATGAGATAGAAGGGGACGaaaatgaagaagaggaagatgaggaaaatAATGGACTTGAGTTGAAAGGGGTAGCAGGGGTTTATCCACTGATCCAGAGAAAGCCAGGGGAAAGGCCTGTGTATCAGCCATACACACTAGGAGATATTACAGGACTAGTTCACAAATTACCTAACATACATGACGGAGCACACCCCTGGTTGGTCGCCTTAGAAAAACACACTGCCGGGGTCGACCTAGCCATGGGTGACATTAGAGCAATATTGACCATGTGTTCCTCCAAGTCTCAACTGATAGCCGTAGAACGAGATGCAGGTACTCTCCAAACCCCCAATGAAGTTCCTATATATAATGTTCTTGACAACCTTAATCGCGCTCTAAGACAGTCCTTTCCACTGAAAGACGCAGCCGGAGGAATGACTAGAATTAAATGGGACCGTAAATCGAACCCACCTGCTTACTTAGATCAGGCAATAGATGACTGGACGGGAAGGACAGGGCAGCACCCCGGGACACAGGGACCGATGTCGATTCTGTTCAGAAGGGCAGTGTTAAAGGGGATTCCGGAGGCAGTAGCAGACAGAATGGAAGACAATCCAGATTTGCAAGATTGTGATTTTCCTACATGGAGAAAACACCTGCTCTTTAACCTTAACAAATGTCAGGATAAGGACTCCAGTAAGGGAGAAACTGTGGAAGACCTGCAACAACAGTTACTCcgaatgcaaatacaacaagcTAAAAAAGAATTAGGTAGCAAaccagaaaaaccaaaaaagcagCTAGTGGCCGCAGTTGCACCACACCCCCCTCAGCCGCCAATGCCGTCTTTCCCTTCTGGTGGGTGGCAGCCTCCGCCACAGTACCCCCAACATT acagacatgacaccaCTTGGTATCAGCACCTGTTCCAAGAAAATTGCGAAGGTCATCAGTGGTCAATAACTACATCATGTCTTTTTGCTGCTCCTGAGGGCGTGGCGGCGGCTGTTACTCTCACACCGGAACAGGAACAGTGGTATATGATGTCTGCTGAAGCGGCCCCACACATTTCTTTGGCCCTAAACCCTGGACATCAGGCCAAGGAATTAGGTGGAATAGTAAAAAGAGCAATTGCGGCAACCGATTGGGTCAATACTAGATTACCATATGTTTTATTCTCGGAATCCACTTCAACTTACCAAATTCTGCCCACTTCGTCCTCGATCAACTCCGCTGTGTTGCATCATGACACCTTGTCTCGGTCTCATGGTAGAGAAATGACGGACCATTGCGACTCACATTCAATTCTTGATTCCATTCCACATTCCCTGTGGTCTCAGGGACCTACCGACGTTGGTTGTGTCGGCATCCCTCCAGTCACTTTTACGTTGCATACTTCCGCTCCCTTGTGGCAGTCTCAATATCCACACAAACCCCAGGCGGAAGCCGGCATTGCTGAGACCATTGAGGGTCTAATTGATGCTGGGGTCCTCGAACCTTCTGGATCCCCCTGGAACACTCCCATTCTCCCTGTCGAAAAGAAGGGTACGGGTAAATATCGTATGGTCCATGACCTCAGGAGAATCAATTCCCTCCTGGGGACTACATCTCTCCCGGTGCCCAATCCTTATGTTGCCCTGGCCAACCTGCCTCCGTCACACGCCTGGTTCTCATGCATAGATTTAGCCAACGCTTTCTTCTGCCTTCCATTGGCGGAGTCCTTGAGAGATgtcttttcattcacttttaGGGGCCACCAATGGCGCTACACTCGCTTACCCCAAGGGTTTGCTCTCTCGCCCGGTCTTTTCAATCAACATCTGAAGGCTATCCTAGCTAAATGCCCACTCCCATCTGACTGTTTCCTGGTCCAATATGTTGATGACTTACTACTTTCTGCCCCCACGGCAGACGTTTGCCTACAAGCAACTCGCTCACTATTGACCTTTCTAGCAGAAGTCGGCTTCAAAGTTAGCAGGTCCAAGTTACAATGTTGCCGCAAACAAGTTTCCTTCTTAGGGCGCATGGTTGCTCAGACAGGGGTCTCTCTATCTAAAGACCATCGAAATTCTATTCTACACCATCCACGTCCACATTCTGTCAAGGACATGCTCTCCTTCTTAGGTCTGACTGGCTTTAGTAGGAATTATATCCCTGATTACGTGGGTCTCACTACCCCTCTCAGGGCTCTTGTGAAcgcaaaaggcatgaaaaacctCCACGCACCATTAGAATGGACCTATGAAACTGAACAATGTTTCATCACTCTCAAACAACGACTTTCCGTGGCCTCTGACCTAGCAATCCCGGATTATGCGTTGACTTTTCATTTGGATGTTTCTGGAACAGATACTCACGTCAATGGTGTactgttacagaaaaaagggggagagagacgtGTACTCACATATGTAAGTGTCATGCTAGACAATATTGAACAACGACATCCACCATGCACCCAACATGCGGCAGGATTAGCTAAAATCATCACTAAAACAGCTCACATAGTCATGAACCATCCTTTGAAAATACTAACGGCACACAGCGTCGTAGCCTATGTAACCTCACAggccttcacactcacaccactaCGACAAAGGCGACTAATGGACATTCTCACTGCTCCACACATTAGCTACTCACACGAAGGTATAAACATGGCTGATCACATGGCATCAGGTATTCCACACGAATGTGAAAAGAATGTACAGAAAGATGAAAACATTAGACCACATCTACAAGCTGAACCATTTGTAGATGCTACAATTGAGTGGTTTACCGACGGATGTTGTTTTAGAACAGACCAAGGAACGTTGCAAGCAGCATGGGCAATAGtagaacagaaggaaatgaaatggGAAGTGGTCAAGGCAGAAAAACTGGAAGGACCTCAATCAGCACAAAGAGCAGAATTAAGAGCAGTCATTGAAGCATTAAAATTGGCTCAAGGCCGCAAAGTTAACATTTACAGTGATTCGGCCTATGTAGTAGGGGCAATCCATGTGGAGTTAAGACAATGGATGAGAGCAGGATTCCTCACAGCTGGTGGAAAACCGATCAAACATgaggaagaaatgaaagaacTAGCCGAAGCCCTGTTACAGCCAGAAAAGGTGGCCgtcataaaatgtaaaggtcacAGCACTGGGACGGACCTGATAGCCCAAGGAAACAGACAAGCTGACTTCATAGCGAAGCAAACTGCAGGATATTTGCCCTCATCCATCATGGTAATGGACTCCCACTCACAACCTCCTGTGGATAACACATCCCTCGAACTAACCACAGCTACCATAAAAGAGTTACAGGAGAAGGCAAGCCCGGAAGAAAAAACGCTTTGGTTAGCCCGAGGGGCTACCAATACTGATTTGTGGAGAGGTCCGGATGGGAGACCCATCCTACCTCCAGGAGTAAGGCAAACAGCCATGGAGGAGGCTCACGGGGTGGGACATGTAGGTGCAACCCAAATAATGAAGAATCTGTCCACTTGGTGGCATCCCCAGTTGCATGATATGGCCCAGTACCTAGTGAAAACCTGCACGGAATGCAATCTGTATGGAATAAAACCTACGTTGAAACCCTTGGTGGGCACCTTCCCAATTCCATTGTGCCCCGGAAAAGAAATTGTGATTGATTACACGGACATGGTTGAACGGGTGGGACGACATAGGTACCTTCTAGTCATGGTGGATGCATTCTCGGGCTGGCCAGAAGCCTGGCCCGTGACTAGAGAAGATAGCAAAACGGTGGTCAAGTGCCTGATTAACTATTACATCCCGCAACACGGGTTTCCTGAAACCATTAGGTCAGACAATGGAACTCATTTCAAAAATAAGGATCTGCAAACAGTTGAATCTGCCTTAGGGTTAAAACACAAGTTTGGCACGGTTTACCATCCTCAATCACAAGGTAAAGTGGAAAGAATGAACCTATCACTCAAAActaaattggcaaaaatctgTGCACAGACCAAAATGACCTGGGTAGACGCGTTACCATTGGCCTTAATGTCTATTCGTAGCTCGGTGAACAAAACCTCGGGGTACACGCCTTTTGAGTTAGAACATGGACGTCCTTTTCCTGGTCCTTCGTCACGACTGTTTATGACTACTGAAGCATCTGAAAAATTGTCTCCAaaagcatattttaacattctacaaagTGTTCTCTCCCAGCATTCTACGCAGATCACAGGCCGAGGGTCCCAGCCGCCTGCAAGCAACCCCCCGGGTCCAGGGATAGAATACGTACTCCTGAAGGTGACCAAACGGAAATGGAGTGAACCCCGTTGGACAGGGCCCTACCAGATCACCGAGAGGACGTCACATGCTGTTCGGCTCAAAGGAAAAGGAGACACCTGGTTTCACCTCTCCCAGTGTGCGGCTGCACCTGAACCAGGCCGGACTGTCCCGGAGATCCAGGATGCCCTAAGAGCAGATACTGGACACAACTGA